A single region of the Desulfonatronovibrio hydrogenovorans DSM 9292 genome encodes:
- the tpiA gene encoding triose-phosphate isomerase: MKKLMAANWKMFKTWEEARQTARELVVAVGSSLPGDREVLLIPPFTALRGVVEMLAGEDGYFLGGQNFYPEVQGAFTGEISPDQLLDAGCTYALVGHSERRHVLGEKDDFLARKVVFGLEKGLKIILCIGEKIEERKEGRIQEVLTRQLEMGLEKTDKDVPAMDLVVAYEPVWAIGTGETAELEDISHAHGFIRSRLKEMLSQGDQVRILYGGSVKPDNCQSIIGLDNVDGVLVGGASLKADSFSQIVLA, from the coding sequence ATCAAGAAATTGATGGCTGCCAACTGGAAAATGTTTAAAACTTGGGAAGAAGCCAGACAAACCGCCAGGGAACTGGTGGTGGCTGTAGGGAGCAGTCTGCCCGGGGACAGGGAGGTGCTGCTCATTCCGCCATTTACTGCTTTGCGGGGCGTGGTTGAGATGCTGGCCGGAGAAGATGGTTATTTTCTGGGAGGGCAGAATTTTTATCCTGAAGTCCAGGGGGCCTTTACCGGAGAAATCAGCCCGGATCAGCTTTTGGACGCTGGTTGCACCTATGCCCTGGTCGGGCACTCGGAAAGAAGACATGTCCTGGGCGAAAAGGACGATTTCCTGGCCCGCAAGGTTGTTTTTGGACTGGAAAAGGGACTCAAGATCATCCTGTGCATCGGAGAGAAAATCGAGGAACGCAAGGAGGGACGGATCCAGGAGGTTCTTACCCGTCAACTTGAAATGGGCCTGGAAAAAACAGATAAAGATGTCCCGGCCATGGATCTGGTTGTTGCTTACGAACCGGTCTGGGCCATTGGAACTGGCGAAACCGCAGAGCTGGAGGACATTTCCCATGCCCACGGTTTTATCCGGTCCAGGCTCAAGGAAATGCTCAGTCAGGGGGATCAGGTCCGAATCCTGTATGGGGGCAGCGTCAAACCGGATAACTGTCAATCCATTATTGGACTTGACAATGTTGACGGGGTGCTGGTAGGTGGAGCAAGTTTAAAGGCGGATTCTTTTTCTCAGATAGTCCTGGCCTGA
- the secG gene encoding preprotein translocase subunit SecG, with translation MQTLIVTIHIISCISLVVLVLLQSGQQGMGVIFGGGGGSLFGSSGAGGILAKLTVGVAAVFFCTSITFTYMSAKKHSTQPSSIILDETRRDDPAAGLPIQGPRQAEDNARDSAE, from the coding sequence TTGCAAACCCTGATCGTAACCATCCACATAATTTCATGCATTTCCCTGGTGGTCCTGGTCCTGCTTCAGTCCGGCCAGCAGGGCATGGGCGTCATCTTCGGCGGTGGCGGCGGCAGCCTTTTCGGCAGCAGCGGTGCCGGAGGGATCTTAGCCAAGCTGACTGTGGGTGTGGCTGCAGTTTTTTTCTGCACCTCAATCACTTTTACCTATATGAGCGCCAAAAAGCATTCCACTCAGCCCAGTTCCATCATTCTGGATGAGACCAGAAGAGATGATCCTGCGGCTGGCCTGCCCATCCAGGGTCCTAGGCAGGCTGAAGACAATGCCAGGGATTCCGCAGAATAA
- a CDS encoding ATP-binding protein, with the protein MFSVFHATIRRKLILLVFIAILPALGIIVYSGLERRSLQIEQAGLEVRRIAESAAEIQNRTALSVRQLLIALAHTQEVLSQDLEACSRLFQDMLSLNPSIYNIAITDASGDVLAAALPFEQANLSDRKHFKEARAFFDFAAGEFIETRIAPIPAFPYAYPVLDENGYFRGVLTAVISLSGYQDFFQSVSLPSGSFIGITDHQGVRLFREPADEDVFPLGQPINLQVWMTLSGQMVQQTFVEQISDRSLQIIAYQNLQLRQDLPPYMYMVVGMPRSEVLALTSSKLFRDLTLLLGASVMAFVLAWLVGDLTIVKKFMRLQEASDELARGNLGVRTGLAYGDGEMGRLARSFDSMAEQLTRDMDKREKAQAELRVSEENYRTLVNGLPDIIMLFDRHGRHLFVSENIGAVLDIEVAGLLGKKHSELGFSAEEIHFWEDSISQVFNAGTSLETEFTFVSRQGPSIHNCRFLPVQARQGNIDSVLCICRDVTRRKHLEQERERLHAQLLQAQKMESVGILAAGVAHDFNNLLHAMSVNVELLMGGKDKGHPDLVRLKAVADSMDRASMLVKQLLVFGRRAESNKTRVDLNLEVKKTVRILERTIPKMVSMELDLDQAVQPLMADPVQMEQILLNLVSNAADAMPNGGTVRIETKNTVLDQGVASLYPDAASGPYVLLTVSDTGSGMSQEVLEHVFDPFFTTKEVGKGTGLGLASAYGIVRNHGGFIQIDSEPDRGTRVKVYLPAGGQPEILEVDLHKQDIVQGGNETILMVDDEPEILELTGEALESLGYTVISAVNGEQALKIYREHGQAIDLVLLDLNMPGMGGHNCLLELIRHDPGVRVVIASGYSARGHGSQALASGAKGFIAKPYRLTELAVMLRDVLDSKEQQTF; encoded by the coding sequence ATGTTTTCCGTGTTCCACGCGACCATTCGCAGGAAGCTGATCCTTCTTGTCTTCATTGCCATACTTCCGGCACTGGGAATAATCGTTTATTCCGGGCTGGAACGGCGCAGCCTCCAGATTGAGCAGGCCGGGCTTGAGGTCAGAAGGATCGCTGAGAGTGCTGCCGAGATCCAGAATCGAACCGCCCTTTCAGTCAGGCAGCTGTTGATTGCTCTGGCCCACACCCAGGAAGTGCTGAGCCAGGATCTGGAAGCCTGCTCCCGGCTTTTCCAGGATATGCTCAGCCTGAATCCCAGCATATACAATATTGCCATCACTGATGCCTCTGGAGATGTTCTGGCGGCAGCCCTGCCCTTTGAGCAGGCTAATCTTTCGGACCGGAAGCATTTTAAAGAGGCTAGGGCTTTCTTTGATTTTGCAGCCGGTGAATTCATTGAAACCAGGATCGCCCCAATCCCGGCTTTTCCGTATGCCTATCCAGTGCTGGATGAGAATGGCTATTTCAGGGGAGTGCTGACTGCAGTCATCAGCCTGAGTGGATATCAAGATTTTTTCCAAAGTGTTTCTCTCCCCTCTGGTTCATTTATCGGAATCACTGACCATCAGGGGGTCCGTCTTTTTCGGGAGCCTGCAGATGAAGATGTTTTTCCTCTGGGCCAGCCCATCAATTTACAGGTCTGGATGACTCTCTCCGGCCAGATGGTTCAGCAGACTTTTGTTGAACAGATATCTGACAGGAGTCTGCAGATCATAGCCTATCAAAATCTTCAACTGCGTCAGGACCTTCCTCCATACATGTACATGGTGGTGGGCATGCCCAGATCCGAGGTGCTGGCCTTGACCAGTTCCAAGCTGTTCAGGGATTTGACTTTGCTGCTGGGGGCTTCAGTCATGGCTTTTGTCCTGGCCTGGCTGGTGGGGGACCTGACTATAGTCAAGAAATTCATGCGGCTTCAGGAGGCATCGGATGAGCTGGCCCGGGGAAATCTGGGGGTGAGAACCGGTCTGGCTTACGGAGACGGGGAGATGGGACGGCTGGCCCGGTCTTTTGATTCCATGGCTGAGCAGCTGACCCGGGACATGGACAAGCGGGAAAAGGCCCAGGCAGAGCTGCGGGTGAGTGAGGAAAACTACAGAACTCTGGTGAACGGTCTGCCGGACATTATAATGCTTTTTGACCGCCATGGCCGGCATTTGTTTGTTTCGGAAAACATCGGTGCTGTGCTCGATATTGAGGTAGCCGGACTGCTGGGCAAAAAACACAGTGAACTTGGTTTTTCCGCAGAGGAGATTCATTTCTGGGAGGATTCCATAAGCCAGGTCTTCAATGCCGGCACTTCTCTGGAAACGGAGTTTACCTTTGTCAGCAGGCAAGGGCCGTCCATTCACAATTGCCGTTTTCTGCCGGTGCAGGCCCGGCAGGGAAACATTGATTCAGTGCTTTGCATCTGCCGGGATGTAACTCGACGTAAACACCTGGAGCAGGAGCGGGAAAGGCTGCATGCTCAACTGCTTCAGGCCCAGAAAATGGAGTCAGTGGGTATCCTGGCAGCAGGGGTAGCCCATGACTTCAACAACCTGCTCCATGCCATGAGTGTCAATGTCGAGCTTTTAATGGGAGGCAAAGATAAAGGGCATCCAGACCTGGTCAGGCTGAAAGCCGTGGCTGACTCCATGGACAGGGCCTCCATGCTGGTTAAACAGCTCCTGGTCTTTGGACGCAGGGCCGAATCAAACAAGACACGGGTAGACCTGAACCTGGAAGTGAAAAAAACCGTCAGAATCCTGGAGCGGACCATCCCCAAGATGGTTTCCATGGAGTTGGACCTGGATCAAGCTGTTCAGCCCCTGATGGCTGATCCGGTCCAGATGGAGCAGATTCTGCTCAACCTGGTGAGTAATGCAGCTGATGCCATGCCAAACGGTGGCACGGTCAGGATTGAAACAAAGAACACGGTCCTGGACCAAGGTGTGGCCAGTCTTTATCCTGACGCAGCTTCGGGTCCCTATGTCCTTTTAACAGTATCAGACACCGGGTCCGGCATGAGCCAGGAGGTTCTTGAACATGTTTTTGATCCCTTTTTCACCACTAAAGAGGTGGGCAAGGGTACCGGCCTGGGATTGGCCTCAGCCTACGGCATTGTCCGGAATCACGGCGGGTTTATTCAGATTGACAGCGAGCCGGACAGGGGGACCAGGGTCAAGGTTTACTTGCCTGCTGGCGGACAGCCGGAAATTCTGGAAGTGGATCTGCACAAGCAGGATATTGTCCAGGGTGGAAATGAAACAATCCTGATGGTGGATGATGAGCCGGAGATTCTCGAACTGACCGGGGAAGCTCTAGAATCTTTGGGTTACACTGTGATCAGCGCAGTTAACGGGGAACAGGCCCTGAAAATCTACAGGGAACATGGTCAGGCTATTGACCTGGTTCTTCTGGATCTGAATATGCCCGGCATGGGCGGGCATAATTGCCTGCTTGAATTGATCAGACATGATCCTGGGGTCAGGGTGGTTATTGCCAGCGGCTATTCAGCCAGGGGCCATGGAAGCCAGGCTTTGGCCTCCGGGGCCAAGGGCTTCATAGCCAAACCTTACCGGCTCACTGAGCTGGCTGTAATGCTCCGGGATGTTCTGGACAGCAAAGAACAGCAGACTTTTTGA
- a CDS encoding TIGR00730 family Rossman fold protein, producing the protein MSKSGDKKLFPSAHEDAAASRRIVPTRQTESPAYRLAFLDDEFILQDELRPIRLQLELLKPELLMQENAIESTVVIFGSARLKDRESAQNELNRIKKQVREDPSSALQKRLAAAERAVVNSRYYEEARQLAAIISENCQCEGRNTHVVITGGGPGIMEAANRGAHEAGAKSIGLNIVLPHEQAPNEYITPELCFQFHYFAIRKMHFLIRARALVAFPGGFGTLDELFEALTLIQTMRIKSMPVLLFGREFWQRVVNFESLVEEGTISPEDLDLFSYVETAQEAWTHIAGFNGLARKPE; encoded by the coding sequence ATGTCAAAAAGCGGTGATAAAAAGTTGTTCCCTTCAGCCCATGAAGATGCAGCTGCCTCCAGGAGAATCGTACCCACCAGACAGACTGAGTCCCCGGCCTATCGCCTGGCATTTCTGGATGATGAATTCATTCTTCAGGATGAGCTCCGTCCGATCAGGCTTCAATTGGAGCTGCTCAAGCCGGAACTGTTGATGCAGGAAAACGCCATAGAGTCCACAGTGGTTATTTTTGGCAGTGCCCGCCTCAAAGACCGGGAATCAGCTCAGAACGAGCTGAACAGGATCAAAAAACAGGTCAGGGAAGATCCTTCTTCAGCTTTGCAGAAAAGACTGGCAGCAGCAGAGAGGGCTGTGGTCAACAGTCGGTATTATGAGGAAGCCCGGCAGCTGGCAGCCATTATTTCAGAAAACTGCCAGTGTGAGGGCAGAAATACCCATGTGGTCATCACCGGCGGCGGACCCGGAATCATGGAGGCAGCCAACCGGGGAGCCCACGAGGCCGGGGCCAAAAGTATCGGCCTGAACATAGTCCTGCCCCATGAGCAGGCTCCCAATGAGTATATAACCCCGGAACTCTGCTTTCAGTTCCATTATTTTGCCATCCGCAAGATGCACTTTTTGATCAGGGCCAGGGCTCTGGTGGCCTTTCCCGGAGGGTTCGGCACCCTGGATGAGCTTTTTGAAGCCCTGACCCTGATCCAGACCATGCGCATCAAGTCCATGCCAGTGCTTCTTTTTGGCCGGGAGTTCTGGCAGAGAGTGGTTAATTTTGAAAGTCTGGTAGAGGAGGGGACCATCTCTCCTGAGGATCTGGATCTTTTTTCATATGTGGAGACCGCTCAGGAAGCCTGGACTCATATCGCCGGATTCAACGGCCTGGCCAGAAAGCCTGAATAA
- a CDS encoding NAD(P)/FAD-dependent oxidoreductase — protein MPQKKKEKINFDVIIIGCGPAGLFAAYHLGEYTGLDVLVIEKGRQSRKRACPISGTQECIRCKPCNILSGVGGAGLFSDGKLNFIHKLGKTDLTQFMPLSEAKQLIEETEKIFNRFNMDGKVFPTDMAKARDIRKNALKHGLDLLLIKQKHLGSDNLPGHIASMAEYVKDQGVTFHTSEEVKDITVDNREVTGVTTSRGTYHAPCVIMAPGRVGAEWVGSLAQRHGLNVSQRGIEVGVRVEVHADIMRDLCQVIYDPTFFIRTNKYDDQTRTFCTNQGGFVALENYQNFVCVNGHAYMDRKSENTNFAFLSKVVLEEPVTDNHAYGESIGRLATIIGGGRPILQRFGDLKRGRRSTWNRIRNSFVEPTMKNVTCGDVAMALPGRIVCNIIEGLEKLNNVVPGVSNEETLIYAPEIKFFATQIETSNVLETAIKGLFVAGDGPGVAGNIVSASATGLIPAMEIARRHAQVRTGTSSRKKSNHLPGPVQG, from the coding sequence ATGCCCCAGAAAAAAAAGGAAAAAATCAATTTTGACGTGATCATCATCGGATGCGGCCCAGCCGGCCTTTTTGCCGCCTATCACCTGGGAGAGTACACCGGCCTTGATGTTCTGGTTATTGAGAAAGGCAGACAGTCCCGGAAACGGGCCTGCCCCATCAGCGGTACCCAGGAGTGTATCCGCTGCAAGCCCTGCAATATCCTGTCCGGCGTGGGCGGAGCCGGTCTCTTTTCCGATGGCAAGCTGAACTTCATTCACAAACTGGGCAAAACCGACTTGACCCAGTTCATGCCCCTCTCCGAGGCCAAACAGCTCATTGAGGAGACTGAAAAGATATTTAACCGGTTCAACATGGACGGCAAGGTATTTCCCACTGACATGGCCAAGGCCAGAGACATCCGCAAAAACGCCCTCAAGCATGGCCTGGACCTGCTCTTGATCAAACAGAAACACCTGGGCAGTGACAACCTTCCCGGACATATCGCGTCCATGGCCGAATACGTCAAGGACCAGGGAGTGACCTTTCATACCTCTGAAGAGGTTAAAGACATCACCGTGGATAACAGGGAAGTAACCGGGGTGACCACCAGCCGGGGTACCTACCACGCTCCCTGCGTCATCATGGCTCCGGGCCGGGTCGGAGCTGAATGGGTGGGTTCCCTGGCTCAGCGGCATGGCTTGAACGTCTCCCAGCGGGGAATAGAAGTGGGGGTCAGGGTTGAGGTCCATGCCGATATAATGCGCGACCTGTGCCAGGTTATATATGATCCCACTTTTTTCATCCGCACCAACAAGTACGATGATCAGACCCGGACCTTCTGCACCAACCAGGGAGGATTCGTGGCTTTGGAGAACTACCAGAATTTTGTCTGCGTCAACGGCCATGCCTATATGGACAGAAAATCAGAAAATACCAATTTCGCCTTTCTGTCCAAAGTGGTCCTGGAAGAGCCTGTCACCGACAACCATGCTTACGGCGAATCCATTGGACGCCTGGCCACCATCATTGGTGGAGGCAGGCCCATCCTTCAACGCTTCGGGGACCTCAAACGCGGCCGACGCTCCACCTGGAACCGGATCCGGAACAGCTTTGTGGAGCCCACCATGAAAAACGTGACATGCGGAGATGTTGCCATGGCCCTGCCGGGCCGCATTGTCTGCAATATCATTGAAGGCCTTGAAAAGCTGAATAATGTTGTACCCGGCGTCTCCAACGAGGAGACCCTGATCTATGCCCCGGAAATCAAATTCTTCGCCACCCAGATCGAAACCAGCAATGTCCTGGAAACCGCCATCAAAGGACTTTTTGTAGCTGGAGACGGTCCGGGTGTGGCCGGAAACATTGTTTCAGCCTCGGCCACCGGCCTTATCCCGGCCATGGAAATCGCCAGAAGGCATGCACAGGTCCGGACCGGCACTTCCAGCCGGAAAAAATCAAATCACCTGCCTGGTCCGGTCCAGGGCTGA
- a CDS encoding NAD(P)-dependent oxidoreductase — protein MTLTRVCQKPSPENTCIGWVGTGVMGVSMCSHLLDAGYDVRVFNRTREKARPLLDKGAVWVESPGQAAQEADVVLTMVGFPRDVRQVYFGEDGLLEGIRPGGICVDMTTTSPDLSREISQRAAEKKAFALDAPVSGGDVGARNGKLSIMVGGDWPVFEAIFPLFRLMGENILHHGPAGSGQNAKMCNQIIIAGTMIGVCESLVYAAAAGLDPDRVLGSVSKGAAGCWTLNNLAPRILKSDYAPGFMIDHFIKDMGIALEESRRLGICLPGLSLVEELYKKASAAGHGCSGTHALYTALLDSGK, from the coding sequence ATGACATTGACCAGGGTTTGTCAGAAGCCTTCTCCGGAGAACACCTGCATCGGCTGGGTCGGCACCGGGGTCATGGGGGTGTCCATGTGCAGCCATCTGCTGGATGCCGGTTATGATGTCCGGGTGTTCAACCGGACCAGGGAAAAGGCCCGTCCTTTGCTGGACAAGGGGGCTGTATGGGTTGAATCGCCCGGGCAGGCTGCCCAGGAGGCAGACGTGGTCTTGACCATGGTTGGGTTTCCCAGGGATGTCCGCCAGGTTTATTTTGGGGAAGACGGGCTGCTGGAAGGTATCAGGCCTGGAGGCATCTGTGTGGACATGACCACCACCAGCCCTGATCTGTCCAGAGAGATAAGTCAGAGGGCGGCGGAGAAAAAGGCCTTTGCTCTGGACGCACCGGTTTCCGGGGGAGACGTGGGTGCCAGAAATGGCAAATTGTCCATCATGGTGGGGGGAGATTGGCCTGTCTTTGAAGCCATATTTCCCCTGTTCAGACTGATGGGGGAGAATATCCTGCACCATGGGCCTGCCGGGTCAGGGCAGAACGCCAAGATGTGCAACCAGATCATTATTGCCGGGACCATGATCGGGGTGTGCGAGAGTCTGGTGTATGCCGCAGCAGCCGGGCTTGATCCGGACAGGGTCCTGGGTTCAGTGAGCAAAGGGGCTGCAGGCTGCTGGACATTGAACAACCTTGCCCCGCGGATCCTTAAAAGTGACTATGCCCCGGGTTTTATGATCGACCACTTTATCAAGGACATGGGCATCGCCCTGGAGGAATCCAGGCGCCTGGGCATCTGTCTGCCGGGTCTGAGCCTGGTTGAAGAGCTTTACAAAAAGGCTTCAGCTGCAGGGCACGGGTGCAGCGGGACCCATGCCCTGTACACGGCCCTGCTTGATTCAGGTAAATAA
- a CDS encoding MarC family protein — MGLFFSLWLKLFFVFTPFFGLTMFLTMTDGFEEPRRRNIALTTSVAVLLICLVLFFAGNQIFSLFGITLDSFRIGAGVLLFLSGIALVQGNAGGSASAASGDVSVVPLAIPIIVGPATMGTLLVLGAELVDLGSRLLGCLALLFAVASIAGVLLMGSAIQERLGTRGISILSKLTGLVLAALAAQMIMTGIQGFLGIEP, encoded by the coding sequence ATGGGTTTATTTTTCAGTCTCTGGCTCAAGCTCTTTTTTGTGTTCACCCCTTTTTTCGGATTGACCATGTTTCTGACCATGACCGATGGGTTTGAAGAGCCCCGGCGGAGAAATATTGCCCTGACCACTTCAGTGGCTGTGCTGTTGATCTGTCTGGTGCTCTTTTTTGCAGGAAATCAGATTTTTTCTCTGTTTGGCATTACGTTGGACTCCTTTCGCATTGGTGCAGGGGTCCTGCTTTTTCTTTCCGGCATAGCCCTGGTCCAGGGAAATGCCGGAGGTTCAGCATCAGCTGCCAGCGGAGATGTGAGTGTGGTTCCCCTGGCCATACCCATCATTGTGGGACCGGCCACCATGGGCACCCTCCTGGTCCTTGGGGCTGAGCTGGTTGATCTGGGCTCAAGGCTTCTGGGCTGTCTGGCCCTGCTTTTTGCTGTGGCATCCATTGCAGGGGTACTGCTCATGGGTTCGGCCATTCAGGAACGACTGGGGACCAGGGGCATATCAATCTTGAGCAAACTGACCGGTCTGGTCCTGGCCGCCCTGGCCGCACAGATGATAATGACCGGGATTCAGGGCTTTCTGGGAATTGAGCCTTAA
- a CDS encoding phage holin family protein, whose protein sequence is MHGLLIRWLILTAAILICAYVIDGIHVSGFFSAFVAAAFLGILNALLRPVLILLTLPINILTLGLFTFVINAVLLLMVSGVVTGLEIRGFWSALGGALIIGLISWLTLAFISDRGRIEYIELKKRRDRWE, encoded by the coding sequence ATGCATGGACTGTTGATTCGCTGGCTGATCCTGACCGCGGCCATCCTTATCTGTGCCTATGTCATCGACGGGATCCATGTCAGCGGCTTTTTTTCAGCCTTTGTGGCGGCAGCCTTTCTGGGCATCCTGAATGCGCTTCTACGCCCGGTCCTCATCCTTTTGACCCTGCCCATCAATATCCTGACCCTGGGTCTTTTCACCTTTGTCATCAATGCAGTTCTGCTGCTCATGGTGTCCGGGGTGGTTACCGGCCTGGAGATCCGGGGATTCTGGTCAGCCCTGGGCGGAGCCCTGATCATCGGCCTGATAAGCTGGCTTACCCTGGCCTTTATCAGCGACCGGGGGCGGATCGAGTACATTGAACTGAAAAAACGCCGGGATCGCTGGGAATAA
- a CDS encoding glycosyltransferase produces the protein MSVISSRPAVSVLMPVRNAGSTVSRAVQSILDQTLADFELVVVDDGSTDDTPAILARAAGLDPRIRLITTLDRGLVKALNTGLRLCRAPFVARMDGDDLSRPDRLEKQFSFLRDNPEYGLVSGQVGFLGDKKKSYGYYLYVRWLNTLSTHQDISLNRFVESPLAHPSVMFRTSLATDLGGYADGPFPEDYELWLRWLDQGVKMAKIPCRVLDWQDHETRLSRTHPNYSIEAFFRLKAGYLARWLAKYNPFHPRIWIWGAGRQARQRAEHLSGHGCCIAGYIDIRESLAGNFIQGRPIRHYLDLPAKGECFMLAYVRKRNARQEIRAFLQARGYVEGIDFLLAA, from the coding sequence TTGTCGGTCATATCCAGCAGGCCTGCGGTTTCTGTGCTTATGCCGGTTCGAAATGCCGGCTCCACGGTCAGCCGGGCTGTGCAGAGCATCCTTGACCAGACCCTGGCCGATTTTGAACTGGTTGTTGTGGATGACGGATCAACCGATGACACTCCTGCCATTCTGGCCAGGGCTGCCGGACTTGACCCCAGGATCAGACTGATCACCACTTTGGACAGGGGACTGGTAAAAGCCCTGAACACTGGTCTCAGGCTCTGCCGGGCCCCTTTTGTGGCCAGGATGGATGGGGATGACCTGTCCAGGCCGGACCGGCTGGAAAAACAGTTCTCCTTTCTCCGGGATAATCCTGAATACGGCCTGGTTTCAGGACAGGTGGGTTTTCTGGGGGATAAAAAAAAGAGCTACGGCTACTATCTTTATGTCCGGTGGCTCAACACTCTAAGCACCCATCAGGACATCAGCCTGAACCGTTTTGTAGAATCCCCCCTGGCTCACCCTTCAGTTATGTTCAGAACATCCCTGGCCACAGACCTGGGCGGGTATGCTGACGGCCCCTTTCCTGAAGACTATGAACTCTGGCTCAGATGGCTGGATCAGGGAGTTAAAATGGCCAAGATACCCTGCCGGGTCCTTGACTGGCAGGATCACGAGACCCGGCTTTCCAGGACCCATCCGAATTACTCCATTGAGGCATTTTTCCGGCTCAAGGCCGGATATCTGGCCAGATGGCTGGCCAAGTACAACCCGTTTCATCCCCGGATCTGGATCTGGGGCGCAGGCCGGCAGGCCAGACAGCGGGCTGAGCATTTGAGCGGGCACGGCTGCTGCATTGCCGGGTACATAGATATCAGGGAGAGTCTGGCTGGAAATTTCATCCAAGGCCGGCCCATCAGGCACTACCTGGATCTGCCTGCAAAGGGTGAGTGCTTTATGCTGGCCTATGTGCGCAAGAGAAATGCCAGGCAGGAGATCAGGGCCTTTTTACAAGCCAGGGGATATGTTGAAGGGATTGATTTTCTCCTGGCAGCCTGA
- a CDS encoding OmpP1/FadL family transporter, with protein sequence MNFKTLALALVLVVFVQVESVNAAGFALYEWGARGTAMGGTMIGRADDPSAVAYNPAGITQLEGTQTMVGFSVVAPQGKIDTPGETTKIKSNYWIPPHAFLTHQLTDQAWLGLGLYTRFGLGTEFPDDWEGRYNNIFTRVRSFSFNPNIAYKVTDTLSIALGAEVMWFDFYQKKDVPFIDGDIRARLDGDSYGVGGNIAIHYKPNDMWAFGLTYKSRVKQTIKGDAKFNQTPFANMLGQFENTSAKGDITLPDSFGLGILFRPHERLSLEGNAIYTLWSTYDKLKIDYGKPLTPGQSNERKTVSTDKKWKDVWRFQLGAEYNLNELIDLRLGYVYDQIPDRDKYADYMTPTNDRHIITTGVGFNWDKASLDLSYSYLWFANRKIDGRADDDVLDSKFKDGRTHLMGISFSYRF encoded by the coding sequence ATGAATTTCAAGACCTTAGCGCTGGCATTGGTACTGGTTGTCTTTGTTCAGGTGGAGAGTGTAAATGCAGCAGGCTTTGCCCTTTATGAATGGGGGGCCAGGGGCACGGCCATGGGCGGAACCATGATCGGCCGGGCTGACGATCCCTCGGCTGTGGCTTATAACCCAGCCGGCATAACTCAGCTGGAAGGGACCCAGACCATGGTCGGGTTTTCAGTGGTGGCACCCCAGGGCAAGATTGATACTCCTGGTGAGACAACCAAAATCAAAAGTAACTACTGGATTCCGCCCCACGCCTTTCTGACCCACCAGCTGACAGATCAGGCCTGGCTGGGCCTGGGTCTGTACACCCGGTTCGGCCTGGGAACTGAGTTTCCAGATGACTGGGAAGGCCGGTACAACAATATATTCACCCGGGTCAGGTCCTTTTCCTTTAATCCCAATATTGCCTATAAAGTGACTGATACCCTGTCCATTGCATTGGGCGCTGAGGTGATGTGGTTTGATTTTTATCAGAAAAAAGATGTGCCTTTTATTGATGGAGATATAAGGGCAAGGTTGGATGGAGACAGTTACGGGGTTGGCGGAAACATTGCAATTCATTATAAACCCAATGATATGTGGGCCTTTGGTTTGACTTACAAAAGCAGGGTCAAGCAGACAATTAAGGGAGATGCAAAGTTTAATCAGACTCCTTTTGCCAATATGCTTGGCCAGTTCGAAAACACATCCGCCAAAGGAGATATTACGTTACCTGATTCATTTGGACTTGGCATATTGTTCAGGCCTCATGAAAGATTGAGTCTGGAAGGGAATGCCATTTATACTCTCTGGAGCACATACGATAAATTGAAAATTGATTATGGAAAGCCCTTGACCCCTGGACAGTCGAATGAAAGAAAAACAGTATCAACAGACAAGAAGTGGAAGGATGTGTGGCGGTTTCAGCTGGGTGCTGAGTACAACCTGAACGAGCTGATAGATCTTCGGCTGGGTTATGTTTACGACCAGATCCCGGACCGGGACAAGTATGCTGATTACATGACTCCAACCAATGACCGGCATATCATCACCACTGGTGTTGGATTCAATTGGGACAAGGCCAGCCTGGATCTTTCATATTCATACCTGTGGTTTGCAAACAGAAAGATAGATGGCAGGGCTGATGATGATGTCCTGGACAGTAAATTCAAAGACGGTCGGACCCATCTCATGGGTATTAGCTTCAGTTACAGGTTCTAG